From the Streptomyces sp. SN-593 genome, the window GCAGTCCTCGCTCCCGCTGGACGACCTGCTCGCCGCGCTCCCCAGCAGCCAGGCGCACCCGATCCAGGTCCGCGACGCCCGCTTCGACCTGGACGACGAGGCGTACGCCGAGACCGCGCGCCGGATCGTCACCGAGGAGATCGGCACCGGCGCCGGCGCGAACTTCGTGCTCAAGCGCACCTACCTCAGCCGGATCGACGGCTGGTCGGTGCCGGCCGCGCTCGCCTACTACGGCCGGCTGCTGCGGCGCACCAGCGGCCAGTACTGGACGTTCCTGGTGCACACCGGCGAGCGCACCCTGGTCGGCGCCAGCCCGGAGCGGCACATCACGCTGCGCCGCGGCACCGCGGTGATGAACCCGATCAGCGGCACCTACCGCTACCCGCCGGGCGGCCCCACGGCCGCCGGGGTGCTGGACTTCCTCGCCGACCGCAAGGAGACCAACGAGCTGTACATGGTGCTCGACGAGGAACTGAAGATGATGAGCCGGGTCTGCGAGCAGGGCGGCCAGGTACTCGGCCCGCGGCTGCGCGAGATGACCCACCTCGCCCACACCGAGTACTTCATCGAGGGCCGCACCTCCCACGACGTGCGGGACATCCTGCGCGAGACGCTGCTCGCGCCCACCGTCACCGGCAGCCCGCTGGAGAGCGCCTGCCGCGCCATCGCCCGGTACGAGCCCGAGGGCCGCGGCTACTACGCGGGCGTGGCCGCCCTGATCGGCAGGGACGCCACGGGCCGCAGGGAGATGGACTCGGCCATCCTCATCCGCACCGCGGACATCGACACGCAGGGCCGGCTGCGGATGAGCGTCGGCGCCACGCTGGTCCGCGACTCCGACCCGGCGGCCGAGGCCGTGGAGACCAGGGCGAAGGCCGCCGGACTGCTGGCCGCGCTGCACGACGGCGCGGCGGAGGGCACCGGGACGCCCGGCGGCACGCCGGCGGGGGAGGACCGGGGCACGGACCCGGCCGCCGCCGGCGCCCCTTCGGCCGCGCCCGCCGCCGCCCCGGCCGGTGCCGGGCACTGGACGTCCGGGCCCGCCTGGGACGGCCGGATCGGCGAGATCCGCAGCTCGCTGGCCGCCCGCAACGAGCCGCTGGCGCCGTTCTGGCAGGCGCCGCCGCAGTCCCGCGGCCGCCGGTGGCCGCGGCTCGACGGGCGCCGGGTGCTCATCATCGACGCGGAGGACACCTTCACCGCGATGGGCGCCACGCTGCTGCGCGGCCTCGGCTGCACCGCGGAGGTCCGGCGCTTCGACGAGCCGTACGGGCTCGACGCCGCGGACCTGGTCATCGTCGGCCCCGGGCCCGGCGACCCGCGCGACACCCGCCACCCCAAGATCGCGCACCTGCGCGCGGTCACCCGGGTGCTGGCCGACCGCGGCACCCCGTTCCTGTCGGTCTGCCTCGGCCACCAGGTGCTCAGCGGCCTGCTCGGCCTGCCGCTGATCCGCAAGGAGGTGCCGAACCAGGGCGTCCAGCGCGAGGTCGACGTGCTCGGCAGCCGCGAACTGGTCTACTTCTACAACACCTTCGCCGCGGTCAGCGAGGCCGACGCCTTCCGCGCCAGGCACCTTCGGCCCGGCCCGGTCCAGGTCTCCCGCGACCCGGTGAGCGGCGAGGTGCACGCCCTGCGCGGCGACGGCTTCTGCTCGCTCCAGTTCCACCCGGCGTCCGTGATGACCCGCAACGGGCACGACCTGCTCGGCCGGCTGCTGTCCGGCCTCCTGGACACCGAGCCCGCGGCGGTCGGCGCGCCCGCCACCGCGTCCCGTGCCACAGTGAAGAGGTGAGACCGCGACATGACGCCCACTCACGCCGGCCCGGCCGCGCCTGACGGCCTGCCCGCCGCGCAACAACCCGACTGGCCCGACCCCGGGCGGGTGCGCGCGGTGCGCGCCGAACTCGGCGCCCTGCCCGGGCTGGTGCCCGCCCACGAGTGCGACCGGCTCGGCGAGCGGCTGGCCGCGGTCGCCCGCGGCGAGGCGTTCCTGCTCCAGGGCGGCGACTGCGCCGAGGAGTTCCGGCGCGCGACGCCCGGCGCGGTGCACGGCACGGCGCAGACGCTGCTGCGGATGGCGGGCGCGCTGGAGCAGGCCGCCGGCCTGCCCGTGGTGACCGTCGGCCGCCTGGCCGGGCAGTACGCCAAGCCGAGGTCGAGGCCCACGGAGACCAGGGGCGGCCGCACGCTGCCCGCCTACCGCGGCGACGCGGTCAACGGCGCCGCGTTCACCGCGGCCGACCGCGCCCCCGACCCGCGCCGACTGCTGGCGGCCTACGACGCCGCACGGACCACGCTCGGCCTGATGAGCGCGTACCTGGCCTCGGCGCGCGGCGCGGCCAGCCGCGAGGTCTTCGCCAGCCACGAGGGCCTGCTGCTCGACTACGAACTGCCGCTGCGGCGCACCGATCCGGCCACCGGACGCGCGTACGCGACGTCCGGCCACCTGATCTGGGCGGGGGAGCGCACCCGCGGGCTGGACGACGCGCACATCGCGTTCCTGGCCGGGATCGCCAACCCGGTGGCGGTGAAGATCGGCCCGACCGCCCGACCGGGCGAGCTGAAGGAACTGGTGCGCCGGCTCGACCCCGAACACCGGCCCGGCCGGCTGACGTTCGTGATCCGGGTCGGGGCCCGCAAGGTGCGCCAGGTGCTGCCCGACCTGGTGGCGGCGGTCGCGGAGACCGGTGCGCCGGTGGCGTGGGTGTGCGACCCGATGCACGGCAACACCTTCGAGGCGCCGACCGGCCACAAGACCCGGCACTTCGACGACGTCTACGACGAGATCGCCGGGTTCTTCGAGGTGCACGCCATGCTGGGCACCCACCCCGGCGGGGTGCACCTGGAGCTGACCGGCGACGAGGTGACCGAGTGCGTCGGCGGAGGCGCCGGCTCCGCGCGCGGGGCGGGGGTCTCCTTCGCCGACCTGCCCTGGCGCTACGCGTCGGCGTGTGATCCGCGGCTCAACCGCTCGCAGTCGCTGGAGATGGGTCGGCTGATCGCCGGGCTGGTCGCCGAGCGGACGCGGGTGCCGGTCGGGTAGCCGCCGGTCGCGCGGCGCTTCGTGGTGGGGTCCCGGGTGCGGGACCCCACCACGTCTGCCGTGCGCGCCCGTCCGTTCCGTGCGTACCGCCGGCCCGCGCACCCGCCCGTGGCCGCCGCCTTGCGAGCCCCGCCGGTTGTCGCCGGTCCGCGAGCGCCGTTGATCGCCACCGGCCCGCGTGGGCACCGCCGGCCGGCAGTGCCCACGCGGGCCGGCGGCCGCGTCTCAGGAGGCCGCCCAGCCGTTCAGCCGGGCGCACTCCGCGCAGTGCGGCTCGGTACCGGGACGGCGGTCGGGGCCGGCGGCGGGCGTGCCCCCCCGGGCCTCGCGGATGAGCACCGGCTCGGGGACCTCCGCCTGGCTGAGCACCCGGGCGAGTTCGGCCCGCGCGGTGACGCCCAGCTTGTGGTAGACGCGGTGCAGGTGGTTCTCCACGGTGCGCACGGAGACCACCAGCCGGCCGGCGATGTCGCGGTTGGACAGTCCGGTCGCGGCGAGCGCGGCGACCTCCCGCTCCCTGGTGGTCAGTTGGGCGGTCGCGCTGTCCCGCCGCGGCTCCATGACCAGCCACGGCGGCAGGCTGCCGCCGTAGTCGGCGAGGATGCCGTGGCAGGCGGTCCTCGCCTCGCGGCTCTTGCGGCGCCGGCCTGTCGCCCGGTACGCGCGGCTGGCCTGCGCCGCCGCCTCCGCCGCGAGCGGCAGCGCGCCCCAGACCCGGAACCGTACGGACACCGAGGCGAGGGCGTCGCCGTCGCCGGCGGCGAGCGCCCGGATGTGGTCGGCCTGTAAGCGTGCCAACTCCGACGTGGTGCAGGCGGCGAGGCGTTCGGCCTGGGCGGTGACCGACACGCTCTGCGAGATGCGCGCGGCCAGGTGCAGCGCGGACACCGCCGTCGCGGGGCGCTGTCCGGCCACGGCCCGCTTGGACACCGCGAGGGCCTGGCTGACCGCCCCGGACCGGTCGCCG encodes:
- a CDS encoding 3-deoxy-7-phosphoheptulonate synthase class II, translating into MTPTHAGPAAPDGLPAAQQPDWPDPGRVRAVRAELGALPGLVPAHECDRLGERLAAVARGEAFLLQGGDCAEEFRRATPGAVHGTAQTLLRMAGALEQAAGLPVVTVGRLAGQYAKPRSRPTETRGGRTLPAYRGDAVNGAAFTAADRAPDPRRLLAAYDAARTTLGLMSAYLASARGAASREVFASHEGLLLDYELPLRRTDPATGRAYATSGHLIWAGERTRGLDDAHIAFLAGIANPVAVKIGPTARPGELKELVRRLDPEHRPGRLTFVIRVGARKVRQVLPDLVAAVAETGAPVAWVCDPMHGNTFEAPTGHKTRHFDDVYDEIAGFFEVHAMLGTHPGGVHLELTGDEVTECVGGGAGSARGAGVSFADLPWRYASACDPRLNRSQSLEMGRLIAGLVAERTRVPVG
- a CDS encoding anthranilate synthase family protein, producing the protein MTAPTPQAAPSDPAAATRPAAPAADPRAMLARITAGNDGEPFALLHRPESGRPGAGPLVDLLTGPIGSHAELADLPLNAHTAPGRHELLVLMPFRQIAERGFAHVDDGTPMQAIRIEQQSSLPLDDLLAALPSSQAHPIQVRDARFDLDDEAYAETARRIVTEEIGTGAGANFVLKRTYLSRIDGWSVPAALAYYGRLLRRTSGQYWTFLVHTGERTLVGASPERHITLRRGTAVMNPISGTYRYPPGGPTAAGVLDFLADRKETNELYMVLDEELKMMSRVCEQGGQVLGPRLREMTHLAHTEYFIEGRTSHDVRDILRETLLAPTVTGSPLESACRAIARYEPEGRGYYAGVAALIGRDATGRREMDSAILIRTADIDTQGRLRMSVGATLVRDSDPAAEAVETRAKAAGLLAALHDGAAEGTGTPGGTPAGEDRGTDPAAAGAPSAAPAAAPAGAGHWTSGPAWDGRIGEIRSSLAARNEPLAPFWQAPPQSRGRRWPRLDGRRVLIIDAEDTFTAMGATLLRGLGCTAEVRRFDEPYGLDAADLVIVGPGPGDPRDTRHPKIAHLRAVTRVLADRGTPFLSVCLGHQVLSGLLGLPLIRKEVPNQGVQREVDVLGSRELVYFYNTFAAVSEADAFRARHLRPGPVQVSRDPVSGEVHALRGDGFCSLQFHPASVMTRNGHDLLGRLLSGLLDTEPAAVGAPATASRATVKR